In Streptomyces dangxiongensis, one DNA window encodes the following:
- a CDS encoding acetyl-CoA C-acetyltransferase encodes MSTEAYVYDAIRTPRGRGKANGALHGTKPIDLVVGLIHEIRDRFPGLDPAAIDDIVLGVVGPVGDQGADIARIAAIAAGLPDTVAGVQENRFCASGLESVNLAAAKIRSGWEDLVLAGGVESMSRVPMASDGGAWFNDPMTNLAVNFVPQGISADLIATIEGFSRRDVDEYAALSQERAATAWKEGRFDRSVVPVRDRNGLVVLDHDEHMRPGTTADSLAKLKPSFADIGELGGFDAVALQKYHRVEKIDHVHHAGNSSGIVDGASLVAVGSREVGERHGLTPRARIVAAAVSGSEPTIMLTGPAPATRKALAKAGLTIDDIDLVEINEAFAAVVLRFVRDMGLSLDKVNVNGGAIALGHPLGATGAMILGSLIDELERQDKRYGLATLCVGGGMGVATIVERV; translated from the coding sequence GTGAGCACCGAAGCGTACGTGTACGACGCGATCCGCACCCCGCGCGGGCGCGGCAAGGCGAACGGCGCCCTGCACGGCACGAAGCCCATCGACCTGGTCGTCGGCCTCATCCACGAGATCCGCGACCGCTTCCCGGGCCTGGACCCCGCCGCGATCGACGACATCGTGCTCGGTGTCGTCGGACCCGTCGGCGACCAGGGCGCCGACATCGCCCGGATCGCCGCCATCGCCGCCGGACTGCCGGACACGGTCGCGGGCGTCCAGGAGAACCGCTTCTGTGCCTCCGGCCTGGAGTCCGTCAACCTGGCCGCCGCCAAGATCCGCTCGGGCTGGGAGGACCTGGTCCTCGCGGGCGGTGTCGAGTCCATGTCCCGCGTCCCGATGGCCTCCGACGGCGGCGCCTGGTTCAACGACCCGATGACCAACCTCGCCGTCAACTTCGTGCCGCAGGGCATCAGCGCCGACCTGATCGCCACCATCGAGGGCTTCTCCCGCCGCGACGTCGACGAGTACGCGGCCCTGTCCCAGGAGCGCGCCGCCACCGCCTGGAAGGAAGGGCGCTTCGACCGCTCGGTGGTGCCCGTCCGGGACCGCAACGGACTGGTCGTCCTGGACCACGACGAGCACATGCGCCCCGGCACCACCGCCGACTCCCTCGCCAAGTTGAAGCCGTCCTTCGCGGACATCGGCGAGCTGGGCGGCTTCGACGCCGTCGCGCTGCAGAAGTACCACCGGGTGGAGAAGATCGACCACGTCCACCACGCAGGCAACTCCTCCGGCATCGTGGACGGAGCCTCGCTCGTCGCGGTCGGCTCCAGGGAGGTCGGCGAGCGCCACGGCCTCACCCCCCGCGCCCGGATCGTCGCCGCGGCCGTCTCCGGCTCCGAGCCCACCATCATGCTCACCGGCCCCGCCCCCGCCACCCGCAAGGCCCTGGCCAAGGCCGGCCTCACCATCGACGACATCGACCTGGTCGAGATCAACGAGGCGTTCGCCGCGGTCGTGCTGCGCTTCGTGCGGGACATGGGCCTGTCCCTGGACAAGGTCAACGTCAACGGCGGCGCCATCGCCCTCGGCCACCCGCTCGGCGCCACCGGCGCGATGATCCTCGGCTCGCTCATCGACGAACTGGAGCGCCAGGACAAGCGCTACGGCCTCGCCACGCTCTGCGTGGGCGGCGGCATGGGCGTCGCCACCATCGTCGAGCGCGTCTGA
- a CDS encoding CaiB/BaiF CoA transferase family protein, whose amino-acid sequence MTTAGTPMPDAGPLRGVRVVELAGIGPGPFAAMLLADLGADVVRVDRPGGPGLAIDPAYDVTNRNKRSVVIDLKAPDGPARVLDLVERADVLVEGYRPGVAERLGIGPVDCHARNPRLVYGRMTGWGQDGPLARRAGHDIAYIALTGTLGMIGRPGEPPAVPANLLGDYAGGSLYLVVGVLAALHHARATGTGQVVDAAIVDGTAHLSAMIHGMLAAGGWQDRRAANLLDGGCPYYGTYETADGGHMAVGALEEKFYDEFLHLLGLDDPASARTDPARWEELRERIAARFRSRTRAEWTAVFEGSDACVAPVLTLREAPHHPHLAARGTFTDNDGVTQPAPAPRFSATPTTVRRGPARPGADTETVARDWGIPARPTDDLVTDGG is encoded by the coding sequence ATGACAACGGCAGGGACGCCGATGCCGGACGCCGGCCCGCTCCGCGGCGTGCGCGTGGTCGAGCTGGCCGGCATCGGACCGGGCCCGTTCGCCGCCATGCTGCTGGCCGACCTGGGTGCCGACGTGGTCCGGGTGGACCGCCCGGGCGGCCCCGGCCTCGCCATCGACCCCGCATACGACGTCACCAACCGCAACAAGCGCTCGGTCGTGATCGACCTGAAGGCACCGGACGGCCCCGCGCGCGTCCTGGACCTCGTCGAGCGGGCCGACGTCCTCGTCGAGGGCTACCGCCCGGGCGTCGCCGAGCGGCTCGGCATCGGCCCCGTGGACTGCCACGCCCGCAACCCCCGCCTCGTCTACGGCCGCATGACCGGCTGGGGCCAGGACGGGCCCCTCGCCCGGCGCGCGGGCCACGACATCGCCTACATCGCGCTCACCGGCACCCTCGGCATGATCGGCCGCCCCGGCGAACCCCCGGCCGTCCCCGCCAACCTTCTCGGGGACTACGCGGGCGGCTCCCTCTACCTGGTCGTCGGCGTCCTCGCCGCCCTGCACCACGCCCGCGCGACCGGCACCGGCCAGGTGGTCGACGCCGCCATCGTCGACGGCACGGCCCACCTGTCCGCGATGATCCACGGCATGCTCGCCGCCGGCGGCTGGCAGGACCGGCGCGCCGCCAACCTGCTCGACGGCGGCTGCCCCTACTACGGCACCTACGAGACCGCCGACGGCGGCCACATGGCGGTCGGCGCCCTGGAGGAGAAGTTCTACGACGAGTTCCTGCACCTGCTCGGCCTGGACGACCCGGCGTCCGCCCGCACGGACCCGGCCCGCTGGGAGGAGCTGCGCGAACGGATCGCCGCCCGTTTCAGGTCCCGTACCCGGGCCGAGTGGACCGCCGTCTTCGAGGGCTCCGACGCCTGTGTGGCGCCCGTACTGACCCTGCGCGAGGCCCCGCACCACCCGCATCTGGCCGCCCGCGGCACCTTCACCGACAACGACGGCGTCACCCAGCCCGCCCCCGCGCCCCGTTTCTCCGCGACGCCCACCACCGTCCGCCGCGGCCCCGCCCGGCCCGGCGCGGACACGGAGACGGTCGCCCGGGACTGGGGCATACCCGCACGCCCGACCGACGACCTGGTCACCGACGGCGGCTGA